One segment of Platichthys flesus chromosome 15, fPlaFle2.1, whole genome shotgun sequence DNA contains the following:
- the LOC133969571 gene encoding rap1 GTPase-activating protein 2-like isoform X5 codes for MLRRKRSVSFGGFGWIDKSTVSALRARKQELLTISNVAVAECPPSPPRTAPPTMKSANFFDQMEDDYIPYPRIEEVLERGGPYPQVILPEFGGYWIEDSEAPHAAGEEGGALGGAEEEEETPAGHYGYRLEDKDEAVRAYRKHFLGREHLNFSCSLSILGNLLMSVRHEEEREQEYLHVIIRSRLKSVYQRLTLTELTDIPSVPELAKLLCDEATDLRFSPVLYPKASQLILNYDEHQVNNTFKFGVILQRFGQVSEEELFRNTEETSAFTEFLQLLGDTVELQDFKGYRGGLDVSHGQTGSQSVYTVHRQQEIMFHVSTRLPFTEGDAQQLQRKRHIGNDIVALVFQEEATPFVPDMIASNFLHAFVLVQVDQPGSGSTSYTVSVTAREDVPPFGPPLPNPAVFKKGPEFREFLLTKLINAELACYRSERFARLEERTRAALLDSLHDELQRRSQSMLGISSGLEEDARADNGHPHGGLLESIKRAMRGRSVSMETMSRGAAGLPTSLSGGGLAHMSMECNVRSPVKRRSGLFPRLLSIDSQTEKHNQRSVLSEQRSFDSCQPAPGGGSELPSNPSSPEAGHRDRIHVKESSRISRSTSSSCSFGPTADDPPLLRPHTTTQAAEGQSSGPLIVCHSPIETKNKNSPRSNLKFRFDKLSHSAAFPPQHGGGGVVGGPGGGGGGPGGGGGGGEI; via the exons atgctgaggaggaagaggagcgtgTCGTTCGGAGGCTTCGGATG gATTGATAAGTCCACCGTCAGCGCTCTCAGAGCTCG TAAACAGGAACTACTGACCATCTCCAATGTTGCTGTGGCAGAGTGCCCCCCCTCTCCGCCTCGCACCGCACCCCCCACCatgaag tcAGCTAATTTCTTTGACCAGATGGAG gaCGACTACATTCCTTATCCCCGGATTGAGGAG gtgTTGGAGAGGGGGGGGCCGTACCCTCAGGTGATCCTGCCTGAGTTCGGAGGTTACTGGATCGAGGATTCTGAGGCTCCTCATGCtgcgggggaggaggggggggcgttgggaggagcagaggaggaagaagagacacCTGCAGGGCATTATGGGTACCGCCTGGAGGACAAGGACGAGGCGGTGCGGGCGTACAGGAAGCACTTCCTAGGCCGG GAACATCTCAACTTCTCATGTTCGCTGAGCATTCTGGGAAATCTGCTAATGTCAGTAAGacacgaggaggagagggagcaggagtaCCTGCACGTTATCATCAg GTCTCGACTAAAAAGTGTTTATCAGAGACTGACACTGACCGAACTGACCGACATCCCCAGTGTCCCAGAGCTCgccaag CTGTTGTGTGATGAAGCCACAGACCTGAGGTTCAGTCCCGTCCTCTACCCGAAG GCGTCGCAGCTGATCTTAAACTATGACGAGCACCAGGTCAACAACACGTTCAAGTTCGGAGTCATTTTGCAGAGATTTGGACAG GTGTCGGAGGAGGAGCTGTTCAGGAACACCGAGGAGACGTCAGCGTTCACAgagttcctgcagctgctcggagacacagtggagctgCAGGACTTCAAAGG TTACCGGGGGGGTCTGGACGTGTCCCATGGACAGACGGGTTCTCAGTCCGTCTACACTGTCCACAGACAACAGGAGATCATGTTCCACGTCTCCACCCGACTGCCTTTCACCGAGGGAGACGCACAACAG CTTCAGAGGAAACGCCACATTGGAAATGACATCGTGGCGTTGGTGTTCCAAGAAGAAGCCACGCCCTTCGTCCCCGACATGATCGCCTCCAACTTCCTCCACGCCTTCGTCCTGGTGCAGGTGGACCAGCCCGGCTCCGGCAGCACCAGCTACACG gtgtccGTCACAGCACGAGAAGACGTCCCTCCGTTCGGCCCACCCCTCCCAAATCCGGCCGTCTTTAAGAAG GGTCCAGAGTTCAGAGAGTTCCTTCTCACGAAGCTCATCAACGCAGAGTTGGCCTGTTACAGGAGCGAGCGCTTCGCCCGACTGGAG gaGCGTACTCGCGCCGCCCTGCTGGACAGCCTCCACGACGAGCTGCAGAGACGCTCCCAGAGCATGCTGGGTATATCATCAGGTCTGGAGGAGGACGCTCGAGCTGACAACGGACACCCCCACGGAGGACTGCTGGAGTCCATCAAG agGGCGATGCGAGGACGGAGCGTCTCCATGGAGACGATGTCGCGCGGCGCGGCGGGTCTGCCCACCAGTCTGAGTGGGGGGGGTCTGGCACACATGAGCATGGAG tGTAACGTCCGGTCTCCTGTGAAGCGGCGCTCGGGGCTTTTCCCTCGTCTGCTGAGCATCGACAgccagacagagaaacacaaccagCGAAG TGTCCTCAGCGAGCAGAGGAGCTTCGACAGCTGCCAGCCCGCCCCGGGGGGGGGCTCCGAGCTGCCGTCCAATCCCAGCTCTCCAGAGGCGGGACACCGGGACAG GATTCACGTGAAGGAGAGCAGTCGGATCTCCAGATCAacgtccagcagctgcagcttcggACCAACAGCTGACGACCCCCCCCTGCTGAGACCTCACACCACCACGCAG GCTGCAGAGGGTCAAAGTTCAGGTCCCCTCATTGTCTGTCACAGCCCAATag agacgaaaaacaaaaactctccGAGATCAAATCTCAAGTTTCGATTCGACAAGCTGAGCCACTCTGCTGCA
- the LOC133969571 gene encoding rap1 GTPase-activating protein 2-like isoform X2, translated as MCPSSSPHVYPSSSPNMCPSSSANMCPSSSPHVCPSSSPHVCPSLGSFNLFAHKKQSRPEMRFNVVTVTVSLSSSGSCVHMCVEDTCVCVCYFLVFVFQDDYIPYPRIEEVLERGGPYPQVILPEFGGYWIEDSEAPHAAGEEGGALGGAEEEEETPAGHYGYRLEDKDEAVRAYRKHFLGREHLNFSCSLSILGNLLMSVRHEEEREQEYLHVIIRSRLKSVYQRLTLTELTDIPSVPELAKLLCDEATDLRFSPVLYPKASQLILNYDEHQVNNTFKFGVILQRFGQVSEEELFRNTEETSAFTEFLQLLGDTVELQDFKGYRGGLDVSHGQTGSQSVYTVHRQQEIMFHVSTRLPFTEGDAQQLQRKRHIGNDIVALVFQEEATPFVPDMIASNFLHAFVLVQVDQPGSGSTSYTVSVTAREDVPPFGPPLPNPAVFKKGPEFREFLLTKLINAELACYRSERFARLEERTRAALLDSLHDELQRRSQSMLGISSGLEEDARADNGHPHGGLLESIKRAMRGRSVSMETMSRGAAGLPTSLSGGGLAHMSMECNVRSPVKRRSGLFPRLLSIDSQTEKHNQRSVLSEQRSFDSCQPAPGGGSELPSNPSSPEAGHRDRIHVKESSRISRSTSSSCSFGPTADDPPLLRPHTTTQAAEGQSSGPLIVCHSPIETKNKNSPRSNLKFRFDKLSHSAAAFCLGERVPVSTSHGRMRARRHFMRTL; from the exons ATGTGTCCGTCTTCAAGTCCTCACGTCTATCCATCTTCAAGTCCTAACATGTGTCCGTCTTCAAGTGCTAACATGTGTCCATCTTCAAGTCCTCACGTCTGTCCATCTTCAAGTCCTCACGTCTGTCCGTCTTTAGgttcttttaatttatttgctCATAAAAAGCAGAGCAGACCTGAAATGAGATTTAACGTTGTGACTGTGACAGTGTCTTTGTCCTCATCAGGTTCATGTGTTCATATGTGTGTTgaagacacgtgtgtgtgtgtgtgttacttccttgtctttgtctttcaggaCGACTACATTCCTTATCCCCGGATTGAGGAG gtgTTGGAGAGGGGGGGGCCGTACCCTCAGGTGATCCTGCCTGAGTTCGGAGGTTACTGGATCGAGGATTCTGAGGCTCCTCATGCtgcgggggaggaggggggggcgttgggaggagcagaggaggaagaagagacacCTGCAGGGCATTATGGGTACCGCCTGGAGGACAAGGACGAGGCGGTGCGGGCGTACAGGAAGCACTTCCTAGGCCGG GAACATCTCAACTTCTCATGTTCGCTGAGCATTCTGGGAAATCTGCTAATGTCAGTAAGacacgaggaggagagggagcaggagtaCCTGCACGTTATCATCAg GTCTCGACTAAAAAGTGTTTATCAGAGACTGACACTGACCGAACTGACCGACATCCCCAGTGTCCCAGAGCTCgccaag CTGTTGTGTGATGAAGCCACAGACCTGAGGTTCAGTCCCGTCCTCTACCCGAAG GCGTCGCAGCTGATCTTAAACTATGACGAGCACCAGGTCAACAACACGTTCAAGTTCGGAGTCATTTTGCAGAGATTTGGACAG GTGTCGGAGGAGGAGCTGTTCAGGAACACCGAGGAGACGTCAGCGTTCACAgagttcctgcagctgctcggagacacagtggagctgCAGGACTTCAAAGG TTACCGGGGGGGTCTGGACGTGTCCCATGGACAGACGGGTTCTCAGTCCGTCTACACTGTCCACAGACAACAGGAGATCATGTTCCACGTCTCCACCCGACTGCCTTTCACCGAGGGAGACGCACAACAG CTTCAGAGGAAACGCCACATTGGAAATGACATCGTGGCGTTGGTGTTCCAAGAAGAAGCCACGCCCTTCGTCCCCGACATGATCGCCTCCAACTTCCTCCACGCCTTCGTCCTGGTGCAGGTGGACCAGCCCGGCTCCGGCAGCACCAGCTACACG gtgtccGTCACAGCACGAGAAGACGTCCCTCCGTTCGGCCCACCCCTCCCAAATCCGGCCGTCTTTAAGAAG GGTCCAGAGTTCAGAGAGTTCCTTCTCACGAAGCTCATCAACGCAGAGTTGGCCTGTTACAGGAGCGAGCGCTTCGCCCGACTGGAG gaGCGTACTCGCGCCGCCCTGCTGGACAGCCTCCACGACGAGCTGCAGAGACGCTCCCAGAGCATGCTGGGTATATCATCAGGTCTGGAGGAGGACGCTCGAGCTGACAACGGACACCCCCACGGAGGACTGCTGGAGTCCATCAAG agGGCGATGCGAGGACGGAGCGTCTCCATGGAGACGATGTCGCGCGGCGCGGCGGGTCTGCCCACCAGTCTGAGTGGGGGGGGTCTGGCACACATGAGCATGGAG tGTAACGTCCGGTCTCCTGTGAAGCGGCGCTCGGGGCTTTTCCCTCGTCTGCTGAGCATCGACAgccagacagagaaacacaaccagCGAAG TGTCCTCAGCGAGCAGAGGAGCTTCGACAGCTGCCAGCCCGCCCCGGGGGGGGGCTCCGAGCTGCCGTCCAATCCCAGCTCTCCAGAGGCGGGACACCGGGACAG GATTCACGTGAAGGAGAGCAGTCGGATCTCCAGATCAacgtccagcagctgcagcttcggACCAACAGCTGACGACCCCCCCCTGCTGAGACCTCACACCACCACGCAG GCTGCAGAGGGTCAAAGTTCAGGTCCCCTCATTGTCTGTCACAGCCCAATag agacgaaaaacaaaaactctccGAGATCAAATCTCAAGTTTCGATTCGACAAGCTGAGCCACTCTGCTGCA
- the LOC133969571 gene encoding rap1 GTPase-activating protein 2-like isoform X3, whose amino-acid sequence MCPSSSPHVYPSSSPNMCPSSSANMCPSSSPHVCPSSSPHVCPSLGSFNLFAHKKQSRPEMRFNVVTVTVSLSSSGSCVHMCVEDTCVCVCYFLVFVFQDDYIPYPRIEEVLERGGPYPQVILPEFGGYWIEDSEAPHAAGEEGGALGGAEEEEETPAGHYGYRLEDKDEAVRAYRKHFLGREHLNFSCSLSILGNLLMSVRHEEEREQEYLHVIIRSRLKSVYQRLTLTELTDIPSVPELAKLLCDEATDLRFSPVLYPKASQLILNYDEHQVNNTFKFGVILQRFGQVSEEELFRNTEETSAFTEFLQLLGDTVELQDFKGYRGGLDVSHGQTGSQSVYTVHRQQEIMFHVSTRLPFTEGDAQQLQRKRHIGNDIVALVFQEEATPFVPDMIASNFLHAFVLVQVDQPGSGSTSYTVSVTAREDVPPFGPPLPNPAVFKKGPEFREFLLTKLINAELACYRSERFARLEERTRAALLDSLHDELQRRSQSMLGISSGLEEDARADNGHPHGGLLESIKRAMRGRSVSMETMSRGAAGLPTSLSGGGLAHMSMECNVRSPVKRRSGLFPRLLSIDSQTEKHNQRSVLSEQRSFDSCQPAPGGGSELPSNPSSPEAGHRDRIHVKESSRISRSTSSSCSFGPTADDPPLLRPHTTTQAAEGQSSGPLIVCHSPIETKNKNSPRSNLKFRFDKLSHSAAQGH is encoded by the exons ATGTGTCCGTCTTCAAGTCCTCACGTCTATCCATCTTCAAGTCCTAACATGTGTCCGTCTTCAAGTGCTAACATGTGTCCATCTTCAAGTCCTCACGTCTGTCCATCTTCAAGTCCTCACGTCTGTCCGTCTTTAGgttcttttaatttatttgctCATAAAAAGCAGAGCAGACCTGAAATGAGATTTAACGTTGTGACTGTGACAGTGTCTTTGTCCTCATCAGGTTCATGTGTTCATATGTGTGTTgaagacacgtgtgtgtgtgtgtgttacttccttgtctttgtctttcaggaCGACTACATTCCTTATCCCCGGATTGAGGAG gtgTTGGAGAGGGGGGGGCCGTACCCTCAGGTGATCCTGCCTGAGTTCGGAGGTTACTGGATCGAGGATTCTGAGGCTCCTCATGCtgcgggggaggaggggggggcgttgggaggagcagaggaggaagaagagacacCTGCAGGGCATTATGGGTACCGCCTGGAGGACAAGGACGAGGCGGTGCGGGCGTACAGGAAGCACTTCCTAGGCCGG GAACATCTCAACTTCTCATGTTCGCTGAGCATTCTGGGAAATCTGCTAATGTCAGTAAGacacgaggaggagagggagcaggagtaCCTGCACGTTATCATCAg GTCTCGACTAAAAAGTGTTTATCAGAGACTGACACTGACCGAACTGACCGACATCCCCAGTGTCCCAGAGCTCgccaag CTGTTGTGTGATGAAGCCACAGACCTGAGGTTCAGTCCCGTCCTCTACCCGAAG GCGTCGCAGCTGATCTTAAACTATGACGAGCACCAGGTCAACAACACGTTCAAGTTCGGAGTCATTTTGCAGAGATTTGGACAG GTGTCGGAGGAGGAGCTGTTCAGGAACACCGAGGAGACGTCAGCGTTCACAgagttcctgcagctgctcggagacacagtggagctgCAGGACTTCAAAGG TTACCGGGGGGGTCTGGACGTGTCCCATGGACAGACGGGTTCTCAGTCCGTCTACACTGTCCACAGACAACAGGAGATCATGTTCCACGTCTCCACCCGACTGCCTTTCACCGAGGGAGACGCACAACAG CTTCAGAGGAAACGCCACATTGGAAATGACATCGTGGCGTTGGTGTTCCAAGAAGAAGCCACGCCCTTCGTCCCCGACATGATCGCCTCCAACTTCCTCCACGCCTTCGTCCTGGTGCAGGTGGACCAGCCCGGCTCCGGCAGCACCAGCTACACG gtgtccGTCACAGCACGAGAAGACGTCCCTCCGTTCGGCCCACCCCTCCCAAATCCGGCCGTCTTTAAGAAG GGTCCAGAGTTCAGAGAGTTCCTTCTCACGAAGCTCATCAACGCAGAGTTGGCCTGTTACAGGAGCGAGCGCTTCGCCCGACTGGAG gaGCGTACTCGCGCCGCCCTGCTGGACAGCCTCCACGACGAGCTGCAGAGACGCTCCCAGAGCATGCTGGGTATATCATCAGGTCTGGAGGAGGACGCTCGAGCTGACAACGGACACCCCCACGGAGGACTGCTGGAGTCCATCAAG agGGCGATGCGAGGACGGAGCGTCTCCATGGAGACGATGTCGCGCGGCGCGGCGGGTCTGCCCACCAGTCTGAGTGGGGGGGGTCTGGCACACATGAGCATGGAG tGTAACGTCCGGTCTCCTGTGAAGCGGCGCTCGGGGCTTTTCCCTCGTCTGCTGAGCATCGACAgccagacagagaaacacaaccagCGAAG TGTCCTCAGCGAGCAGAGGAGCTTCGACAGCTGCCAGCCCGCCCCGGGGGGGGGCTCCGAGCTGCCGTCCAATCCCAGCTCTCCAGAGGCGGGACACCGGGACAG GATTCACGTGAAGGAGAGCAGTCGGATCTCCAGATCAacgtccagcagctgcagcttcggACCAACAGCTGACGACCCCCCCCTGCTGAGACCTCACACCACCACGCAG GCTGCAGAGGGTCAAAGTTCAGGTCCCCTCATTGTCTGTCACAGCCCAATag agacgaaaaacaaaaactctccGAGATCAAATCTCAAGTTTCGATTCGACAAGCTGAGCCACTCTGCTGCA
- the LOC133969571 gene encoding rap1 GTPase-activating protein 2-like isoform X4, translating into MCPSSSPHVYPSSSPNMCPSSSANMCPSSSPHVCPSSSPHVCPSLGSFNLFAHKKQSRPEMRFNVVTVTVSLSSSGSCVHMCVEDTCVCVCYFLVFVFQDDYIPYPRIEEVLERGGPYPQVILPEFGGYWIEDSEAPHAAGEEGGALGGAEEEEETPAGHYGYRLEDKDEAVRAYRKHFLGREHLNFSCSLSILGNLLMSVRHEEEREQEYLHVIIRSRLKSVYQRLTLTELTDIPSVPELAKLLCDEATDLRFSPVLYPKASQLILNYDEHQVNNTFKFGVILQRFGQVSEEELFRNTEETSAFTEFLQLLGDTVELQDFKGYRGGLDVSHGQTGSQSVYTVHRQQEIMFHVSTRLPFTEGDAQQLQRKRHIGNDIVALVFQEEATPFVPDMIASNFLHAFVLVQVDQPGSGSTSYTVSVTAREDVPPFGPPLPNPAVFKKGPEFREFLLTKLINAELACYRSERFARLEERTRAALLDSLHDELQRRSQSMLGISSGLEEDARADNGHPHGGLLESIKRAMRGRSVSMETMSRGAAGLPTSLSGGGLAHMSMECNVRSPVKRRSGLFPRLLSIDSQTEKHNQRSVLSEQRSFDSCQPAPGGGSELPSNPSSPEAGHRDRIHVKESSRISRSTSSSCSFGPTADDPPLLRPHTTTQAAEGQSSGPLIVCHSPIETKNKNSPRSNLKFRFDKLSHSAAGH; encoded by the exons ATGTGTCCGTCTTCAAGTCCTCACGTCTATCCATCTTCAAGTCCTAACATGTGTCCGTCTTCAAGTGCTAACATGTGTCCATCTTCAAGTCCTCACGTCTGTCCATCTTCAAGTCCTCACGTCTGTCCGTCTTTAGgttcttttaatttatttgctCATAAAAAGCAGAGCAGACCTGAAATGAGATTTAACGTTGTGACTGTGACAGTGTCTTTGTCCTCATCAGGTTCATGTGTTCATATGTGTGTTgaagacacgtgtgtgtgtgtgtgttacttccttgtctttgtctttcaggaCGACTACATTCCTTATCCCCGGATTGAGGAG gtgTTGGAGAGGGGGGGGCCGTACCCTCAGGTGATCCTGCCTGAGTTCGGAGGTTACTGGATCGAGGATTCTGAGGCTCCTCATGCtgcgggggaggaggggggggcgttgggaggagcagaggaggaagaagagacacCTGCAGGGCATTATGGGTACCGCCTGGAGGACAAGGACGAGGCGGTGCGGGCGTACAGGAAGCACTTCCTAGGCCGG GAACATCTCAACTTCTCATGTTCGCTGAGCATTCTGGGAAATCTGCTAATGTCAGTAAGacacgaggaggagagggagcaggagtaCCTGCACGTTATCATCAg GTCTCGACTAAAAAGTGTTTATCAGAGACTGACACTGACCGAACTGACCGACATCCCCAGTGTCCCAGAGCTCgccaag CTGTTGTGTGATGAAGCCACAGACCTGAGGTTCAGTCCCGTCCTCTACCCGAAG GCGTCGCAGCTGATCTTAAACTATGACGAGCACCAGGTCAACAACACGTTCAAGTTCGGAGTCATTTTGCAGAGATTTGGACAG GTGTCGGAGGAGGAGCTGTTCAGGAACACCGAGGAGACGTCAGCGTTCACAgagttcctgcagctgctcggagacacagtggagctgCAGGACTTCAAAGG TTACCGGGGGGGTCTGGACGTGTCCCATGGACAGACGGGTTCTCAGTCCGTCTACACTGTCCACAGACAACAGGAGATCATGTTCCACGTCTCCACCCGACTGCCTTTCACCGAGGGAGACGCACAACAG CTTCAGAGGAAACGCCACATTGGAAATGACATCGTGGCGTTGGTGTTCCAAGAAGAAGCCACGCCCTTCGTCCCCGACATGATCGCCTCCAACTTCCTCCACGCCTTCGTCCTGGTGCAGGTGGACCAGCCCGGCTCCGGCAGCACCAGCTACACG gtgtccGTCACAGCACGAGAAGACGTCCCTCCGTTCGGCCCACCCCTCCCAAATCCGGCCGTCTTTAAGAAG GGTCCAGAGTTCAGAGAGTTCCTTCTCACGAAGCTCATCAACGCAGAGTTGGCCTGTTACAGGAGCGAGCGCTTCGCCCGACTGGAG gaGCGTACTCGCGCCGCCCTGCTGGACAGCCTCCACGACGAGCTGCAGAGACGCTCCCAGAGCATGCTGGGTATATCATCAGGTCTGGAGGAGGACGCTCGAGCTGACAACGGACACCCCCACGGAGGACTGCTGGAGTCCATCAAG agGGCGATGCGAGGACGGAGCGTCTCCATGGAGACGATGTCGCGCGGCGCGGCGGGTCTGCCCACCAGTCTGAGTGGGGGGGGTCTGGCACACATGAGCATGGAG tGTAACGTCCGGTCTCCTGTGAAGCGGCGCTCGGGGCTTTTCCCTCGTCTGCTGAGCATCGACAgccagacagagaaacacaaccagCGAAG TGTCCTCAGCGAGCAGAGGAGCTTCGACAGCTGCCAGCCCGCCCCGGGGGGGGGCTCCGAGCTGCCGTCCAATCCCAGCTCTCCAGAGGCGGGACACCGGGACAG GATTCACGTGAAGGAGAGCAGTCGGATCTCCAGATCAacgtccagcagctgcagcttcggACCAACAGCTGACGACCCCCCCCTGCTGAGACCTCACACCACCACGCAG GCTGCAGAGGGTCAAAGTTCAGGTCCCCTCATTGTCTGTCACAGCCCAATag agacgaaaaacaaaaactctccGAGATCAAATCTCAAGTTTCGATTCGACAAGCTGAGCCACTCTGCTGCA
- the LOC133969571 gene encoding rap1 GTPase-activating protein 2-like isoform X1 yields the protein MCPSSSPHVYPSSSPNMCPSSSANMCPSSSPHVCPSSSPHVCPSLGSFNLFAHKKQSRPEMRFNVVTVTVSLSSSGSCVHMCVEDTCVCVCYFLVFVFQDDYIPYPRIEEVLERGGPYPQVILPEFGGYWIEDSEAPHAAGEEGGALGGAEEEEETPAGHYGYRLEDKDEAVRAYRKHFLGREHLNFSCSLSILGNLLMSVRHEEEREQEYLHVIIRSRLKSVYQRLTLTELTDIPSVPELAKLLCDEATDLRFSPVLYPKASQLILNYDEHQVNNTFKFGVILQRFGQVSEEELFRNTEETSAFTEFLQLLGDTVELQDFKGYRGGLDVSHGQTGSQSVYTVHRQQEIMFHVSTRLPFTEGDAQQLQRKRHIGNDIVALVFQEEATPFVPDMIASNFLHAFVLVQVDQPGSGSTSYTVSVTAREDVPPFGPPLPNPAVFKKGPEFREFLLTKLINAELACYRSERFARLEERTRAALLDSLHDELQRRSQSMLGISSGLEEDARADNGHPHGGLLESIKRAMRGRSVSMETMSRGAAGLPTSLSGGGLAHMSMECNVRSPVKRRSGLFPRLLSIDSQTEKHNQRSVLSEQRSFDSCQPAPGGGSELPSNPSSPEAGHRDRIHVKESSRISRSTSSSCSFGPTADDPPLLRPHTTTQAAEGQSSGPLIVCHSPIETKNKNSPRSNLKFRFDKLSHSAAFPPQHGGGGVVGGPGGGGGGPGGGGGGGEI from the exons ATGTGTCCGTCTTCAAGTCCTCACGTCTATCCATCTTCAAGTCCTAACATGTGTCCGTCTTCAAGTGCTAACATGTGTCCATCTTCAAGTCCTCACGTCTGTCCATCTTCAAGTCCTCACGTCTGTCCGTCTTTAGgttcttttaatttatttgctCATAAAAAGCAGAGCAGACCTGAAATGAGATTTAACGTTGTGACTGTGACAGTGTCTTTGTCCTCATCAGGTTCATGTGTTCATATGTGTGTTgaagacacgtgtgtgtgtgtgtgttacttccttgtctttgtctttcaggaCGACTACATTCCTTATCCCCGGATTGAGGAG gtgTTGGAGAGGGGGGGGCCGTACCCTCAGGTGATCCTGCCTGAGTTCGGAGGTTACTGGATCGAGGATTCTGAGGCTCCTCATGCtgcgggggaggaggggggggcgttgggaggagcagaggaggaagaagagacacCTGCAGGGCATTATGGGTACCGCCTGGAGGACAAGGACGAGGCGGTGCGGGCGTACAGGAAGCACTTCCTAGGCCGG GAACATCTCAACTTCTCATGTTCGCTGAGCATTCTGGGAAATCTGCTAATGTCAGTAAGacacgaggaggagagggagcaggagtaCCTGCACGTTATCATCAg GTCTCGACTAAAAAGTGTTTATCAGAGACTGACACTGACCGAACTGACCGACATCCCCAGTGTCCCAGAGCTCgccaag CTGTTGTGTGATGAAGCCACAGACCTGAGGTTCAGTCCCGTCCTCTACCCGAAG GCGTCGCAGCTGATCTTAAACTATGACGAGCACCAGGTCAACAACACGTTCAAGTTCGGAGTCATTTTGCAGAGATTTGGACAG GTGTCGGAGGAGGAGCTGTTCAGGAACACCGAGGAGACGTCAGCGTTCACAgagttcctgcagctgctcggagacacagtggagctgCAGGACTTCAAAGG TTACCGGGGGGGTCTGGACGTGTCCCATGGACAGACGGGTTCTCAGTCCGTCTACACTGTCCACAGACAACAGGAGATCATGTTCCACGTCTCCACCCGACTGCCTTTCACCGAGGGAGACGCACAACAG CTTCAGAGGAAACGCCACATTGGAAATGACATCGTGGCGTTGGTGTTCCAAGAAGAAGCCACGCCCTTCGTCCCCGACATGATCGCCTCCAACTTCCTCCACGCCTTCGTCCTGGTGCAGGTGGACCAGCCCGGCTCCGGCAGCACCAGCTACACG gtgtccGTCACAGCACGAGAAGACGTCCCTCCGTTCGGCCCACCCCTCCCAAATCCGGCCGTCTTTAAGAAG GGTCCAGAGTTCAGAGAGTTCCTTCTCACGAAGCTCATCAACGCAGAGTTGGCCTGTTACAGGAGCGAGCGCTTCGCCCGACTGGAG gaGCGTACTCGCGCCGCCCTGCTGGACAGCCTCCACGACGAGCTGCAGAGACGCTCCCAGAGCATGCTGGGTATATCATCAGGTCTGGAGGAGGACGCTCGAGCTGACAACGGACACCCCCACGGAGGACTGCTGGAGTCCATCAAG agGGCGATGCGAGGACGGAGCGTCTCCATGGAGACGATGTCGCGCGGCGCGGCGGGTCTGCCCACCAGTCTGAGTGGGGGGGGTCTGGCACACATGAGCATGGAG tGTAACGTCCGGTCTCCTGTGAAGCGGCGCTCGGGGCTTTTCCCTCGTCTGCTGAGCATCGACAgccagacagagaaacacaaccagCGAAG TGTCCTCAGCGAGCAGAGGAGCTTCGACAGCTGCCAGCCCGCCCCGGGGGGGGGCTCCGAGCTGCCGTCCAATCCCAGCTCTCCAGAGGCGGGACACCGGGACAG GATTCACGTGAAGGAGAGCAGTCGGATCTCCAGATCAacgtccagcagctgcagcttcggACCAACAGCTGACGACCCCCCCCTGCTGAGACCTCACACCACCACGCAG GCTGCAGAGGGTCAAAGTTCAGGTCCCCTCATTGTCTGTCACAGCCCAATag agacgaaaaacaaaaactctccGAGATCAAATCTCAAGTTTCGATTCGACAAGCTGAGCCACTCTGCTGCA